The genome window TCCCCAATGATAATACTTCATTGCATATCCTTGTGCACCAACCCGAATTAATCAAACAAATATATCATCACGCCGCTTCTTCGGGTTTGCTTCGGGGTTCCCTTTTCTCATCATTGCACAGAATTCATCGTAGTTGATTCGACCGTCCTGCAGCGAATTCCAAATATATATCCACCAATTAACTTCATGTAACTTGCAGTATTCAATGAACAATTCTGATTAGTATTAGTTGATTTGCAACTTACGTTATCAGCGTCAACTTCAGCAATGATTTCTAGTATGTCCCTTCCATCATGCATGCCGTATTCTCGGAGGGCTTGCTCTAGCTCTTCGGTCGTGATATACCTGATGAGAAGGCATATTGGCATGGTTACATACATATAAGATCATGTTGATGCAGATGAGAAACcctttttcttatattttgtGACTGCAATTTAGAACattaattataaaagaaaCCCTACCCGCTGTTATCTTTATCAAAGTGTTGGAAGGCAGTGTAGAGATGCTCTTCTCGATCCATCCGATTCAAGTGCATTGTTGCTGTGATGAACTCATCGTAGTCTATGGTTCCGTTGCCATCAGCATCCgcctttatttttaaaattattgaaataaaaagaaaaggaaattataTCAGAATGGAATAGGAGTTAACTTGTAACaatgtatattatatatactaaTTTCATAGAGCGAGCACTTACTGCTTCCATTAATTGCTTAGCTTCAAATTCAGATAGCTTTGTCCCTTGCTTGGCAAGTCCTTGCTTTAGCTCTTCAAGTGTTATAGTCCCACTGTTATCTGTATCTATGCTCTTGAACATCTCTTTCAATCCCATGATTTCTTCCTCTGATAGGCATCCCGCAATGACctataaaaaatttccaaaattaagTAACTCTCTAAATTCACTTCTTCAGTTCATAGAAAACAACAACACACAGATGCATAGATGATCATTGGAATTTTCTATATGTTGCATCATGCATGTAGCGTCAGTATTATGTATATGATATCCCTAAGATCGATCCAGATCAAATGACGAATATATACCCGAAGTGCAACTTTCTTGAACTGGTTCATTGCTTTGAACTGTTTGAGCCTGCTGAGCACAGCGTTGTCGAGAGGAACATCAGGTGCTTCACCATCCTCCTTAATCCATGGGTGATCTGATGGAAATCATATATTATGTACATTCATGTTAGAAATCATACTTATAATGAATCTATATATATGGACGGCAGATTCAGGCAACAATCAACCCGACGTTCTAAATTCACAGTCTGGCAAGAGAACATTTCGATATATAGAAATCAATTATAGTTCATCGACTTACTGAGAACTTGGAAGGCTGTCAATCTCTGCTTGGGGTCTGAGTTCAACATCTTCCTCACAAGATCCTTCGCTTGATGTGATATTGAAGGCCATGGGTCGCTTGAAAAGTCGAGTTGGCCACgtaaaattgaattgaatatcCCATGTTCCGATTCTGTCAAGTAGTTTCAATATATCAATTAATTGATAGACTGATTAGAGGggatttaaagagaaattaagAAGAATTTTCTAGTCTTTTATATTTACCTGCCCAGAAAGGAGGAACACCACTGAGAAGAATGTACAACATGACTCCAACACTCCATATATCCACTTCTGGCCCATATCTCCTCTTCAACACTTCTGGTGCAATGTAATATGCGCTACCAACAATATCCTTGAATAATTCTCCTGCAATATCATCACAAACGTGTTTATTTAACCCATTGTTATATTATTGGTTtcgtttttttgtttttgtttttgttttttttgtaggaaaggaagaagataaTAAATTGAGCATTTAAAAATTTCCCATATGCATTTGAATCTCGTTTAGGCtcaatattaattatatattggTTTATTGGtcatcaaaaaaattatttcctTGTTCATATCTCCCACAGTTAATCAAAATTTAATTAGTGTTTAATCCATTTAAAATCCTCCTCACAATTTTGTTTGGCTGACCggaagataaaataaaaccagATTCCTACCATGAACATTCGAGAAACAAATTAGGTTAAAATATGATTGTACTCACCTTGTTTGTAAAAGACGGACAGGCCAAAATCTGTAGCCTTAAGCGGAGAGTGTTCATCTTTATTGAGCAAAAGGAAATTCTCAGGCTTGAGATCTCTGTGAATAACCCCCATGGAATGACAGGTGTGCACGATCTGAACAATGGTCCTCAACAACGCCGCAGCAGCGCGTTCGGTGTAATGTCCCTTCGAGATGATACGATCAAAAAGCTCTCCTCCGGCGCACAACTCCATGACCAAATGAACCGACTGCTTGTCCTCATAAGCTCCCTTGAGCTCCACAATGTTGGGCTGCCCCGTCAAATGATGCATGATTTGTACCTCCCTCCTCACATCCTCAATATCCTCCTTGTTCACCAGCTTCCGCTTGGCAATTGTCTTGCAAGCGAAGTGCTCTCCCGTGGCCTTGTGCGTGCACAAGTGTGTGACCCCAAACTGGCCCCGCCCGAGCTCCTTCCCTATGGAGTACATGGAGCGGACGTCCTCCATGGGACGGCCTAAGACGGGGCCAATGGGGCCAGGCCTGGCAGCCTTGCCGTGAGTTGGGGAAGCATTAGGTTTGGGATGAGCGACAGGGTTTGAGGGGTTGTGGCTGGAGGCATGGGCAGCGCTAGGGTTATTGTCCGGGGCATTGTTGTTGTCTCCCTTATTGTCGTCATTTGGGGCATCCTCGGTGCTGCGTTGAGAGCAACAGTTGCCCATGGTGgaaggcagagagagagagcgggGGGTTAGGATCTTGGGTGTGGCCAAGAGAGGCAATGTTGGGTTAATTTTTGGGGCTGAAGAAAAGGTTGGGTGTGGAGAGAGACACAAttaggaaaagaaagagaaagagagagaaagttaGAAAGGTGGCAAAGGAAAGAAGGGTTACAGGTTGGACTGACGAGGGTAATGCAGAGGACTGATAATGAGGGATTGTAGGAGCTTGGTAGTTT of Prunus dulcis chromosome 4, ALMONDv2, whole genome shotgun sequence contains these proteins:
- the LOC117624056 gene encoding calcium-dependent protein kinase 34, producing the protein MGNCCSQRSTEDAPNDDNKGDNNNAPDNNPSAAHASSHNPSNPVAHPKPNASPTHGKAARPGPIGPVLGRPMEDVRSMYSIGKELGRGQFGVTHLCTHKATGEHFACKTIAKRKLVNKEDIEDVRREVQIMHHLTGQPNIVELKGAYEDKQSVHLVMELCAGGELFDRIISKGHYTERAAAALLRTIVQIVHTCHSMGVIHRDLKPENFLLLNKDEHSPLKATDFGLSVFYKQGELFKDIVGSAYYIAPEVLKRRYGPEVDIWSVGVMLYILLSGVPPFWAESEHGIFNSILRGQLDFSSDPWPSISHQAKDLVRKMLNSDPKQRLTAFQVLNHPWIKEDGEAPDVPLDNAVLSRLKQFKAMNQFKKVALRVIAGCLSEEEIMGLKEMFKSIDTDNSGTITLEELKQGLAKQGTKLSEFEAKQLMEAADADGNGTIDYDEFITATMHLNRMDREEHLYTAFQHFDKDNSGYITTEELEQALREYGMHDGRDILEIIAEVDADNDGRINYDEFCAMMRKGNPEANPKKRRDDIFV